One window of Papilio machaon chromosome 18, ilPapMach1.1, whole genome shotgun sequence genomic DNA carries:
- the LOC106707719 gene encoding MYG1 exonuclease yields MFKNIFHNISNLVNYSSKSKYSIIKRFNSINMKIGTHDGVFHCDEVLACCMLKLLPNFKDAEIVRTRDMEKLNTCDIVVDVGAVFDHEKQRYDHHQREFNETLSTVRPELGDKYKIKLSSAGLVYAFYGEKVIRTLQPKDAPLSDDNLKVIFKKVYENLIEEIDGIDNGVPMTVEEPKYKIRTHLSARVGRLNPEWNSKQTVDMNEVFKEAMNMVREEFTFMVNYSISVWLPARDYVKSALESRFEVHKSGEILEFKERFPWKEHLFDLETEMGLEHQTKYVIFNDKPNSWRVQAVSVDPLSFLLRKPLHKDWWGVRDEILSKVSGIDGCIFCHSTGFIGGNVSRDGALKMAIASLEANE; encoded by the exons atgtttaaaaatatatttcataatataagcaatttagtaaattattcATCGAAGTCAAAATACAGTATTATCAAacgttttaattcaataaacatgAAG ATCGGCACACACGATGGTGTTTTTCATTGCGACGAGGTTTTAGCCTGCTGCatgttaaaattgttaccTAACTTCAAAGATGCTGAAATAGTACGTACAAGAGATATGGAGAAGCTAAACACGTGTGACATAGTTGTGGATGTTGGTGCTGTTTTTGACCATGAGAAACAACGCTATGATCATCATCAGagagaatttaatgaaacattAAGCACTGTGAGACCAGAACTAGGTGATAAGTATAAAATCAA GTTAAGTTCTGCAGGTCTTGTTTATGCATTCTATGGTGAAAAAGTAATTCGTACTCTCCAACCTAAGGATGCACCTTTAAGCGAtgataacttaaaagttatctTTAAAAAGGTCTACGAAAACTTGATAGAAGAAATAGACGGCATTGACAATGGTGTACCAATGACAGTTGAAGAaccaaaatacaaaattcGTACACATTTAAGTGCTCGTGTTGGCAGACTTAATCCAGAATGGAACAGTAAACAAACAGTTGATATGAATGAAGTTTTTAAAGAAGCAATGAATATGGTTAGAGAAGAATTTACGTTTATggttaattattcaatatcaGTATGGTTGCCAGCTCGTGATTATGTTAAATCTGCATTAGAGAGTAGATTTGAGGTACACAAATCCGGAGAGATCTTGGAGTTCAAAGAGAGGTTCCCTTGGAAAGaacatttatttgatttggAAACTGAAATGGGTTTAGAACATCAAACTAAATATGtcatatttaatgataaaccTAACTCGTGGAGAGTGCAAGCAGTTTCTGTGGATCCACTTAGCTTTTTACTAAG gaAGCCACTCCACAAAGACTGGTGGGGTGTCAGAGATGAAATACTGAGTAAAGTGTCAGGTATAGACGGTTGTATCTTTTGTCATAGTACCGGGTTCATCGGTGGCAATGTGTCAAGAGATGGTGCTTTGAAGATGGCTATTGCTAGTTTGGAAGCCAacgaataa
- the LOC106721779 gene encoding tRNA pseudouridine synthase A isoform X2, with protein sequence MEAATQTDPKNVIEIEAATQTEADKLVRDKKFTRYMQRNKRQWEDEIKDKKEDGETDGKKPCDAPFERIKRKKMAMLLGYCGVDYYGMQRNPGVRTIEEDLMKALFEAKYITEEDFVNQQNAQFQRSSRTDKGVSAARQVVSLKLPLEIDIEEINKRLPENIKVFGVKRVTNKFNSKIKCNARTYSYTLPTYAFESDFVNDEEKKLYRITEDKLKAVNDVLAFYIGTKSYHNFTEKKHYQDPSASRYMMSFTLDRVFVDSEWEFAELLVKGQSFMLHQIRKMVGLMIAVVRGHTDISTLEKAFGKDKVMIPTAPGLGLVLDKVHYERYDAKFKDSHDSLTWEAEEDSVQTFKREKIYPNIVKGEIEDKSMAFWLEKLNKHNYEPSDDVPSEKEMENEQESDDEDEKENDDFDKVNGEVAKENGDEVDKENGDVVDKENGDSVEMNVDEVKDDDKINVIDEKNN encoded by the exons AAATTGAGGCGGCAACACAAACTGAAGCCGATAAACTTGTCCGTGATAAAAAATTCACGCGTTATATGCAACGTAATAAGCGTCAATGGGAAGATGAAATTAAGGATAAAAAAGAAGATGGTGAGACAGATGGAAAGAAACCGTGTGATGCTCCAtttgaaagaataaaaagGAAGAAAATGGCAATGCTGTTAGGTTATTGCGGAGTTGATTACTATGGTATGCAACG GAATCCTGGAGTGAGGACTATTGAAGAGGATCTGATGAAGGCACTGTTTGAGGCAAAGTATATAACGGAGGAGGACTTTGTTAACCAACAAAATGCCCAATTCCAGAGGAGTTCCAGAACTGACAAAGGTGTTTCCGCAGCACGACAAGTTGTCTCACTTAAGTTac ctCTGGAAATTGACATAGAGGAAATCAATAAACGTTTACCGGaaaacattaaagtatttGGTGTGAAAAGAGTCACAAATAAGTTCAACTCTAAGATCAAATGCAACGCACGAACATATAGCTATACTCTTCCAACATATGCTTTTGAATCTGATTTTGTTAATGATGAGGAGAAGAAGTTATACAGAATAACGGAGGACAAATTGAAAGCAGTTAATGATGTATTGGCTTTTTATATAGGAACGAAAAGTTATCACAACTTTACAGAAAAGAA ACATTACCAAGATCCTTCCGCATCCAGATATATGATGAGCTTCACTCTGGATAGAGTGTTTGTTGATTCTGAATGGGAGTTTGCCGAGTTATTGGTGAAG GGCCAAAGTTTTATGCTCCACCAAATCAGGAAGATGGTCGGTCTGATGATTGCAGTTGTGCGAGGACACACAGACATCTCTACATTAGAAAAGGCATTCGGCAAAGATAAAGTCATGATCCCAACTGCGCCTGGTCTAGGACTAGTTCTGGATAAG GTACACTATGAAAGATATGACGCAAAATTCAAAGACAGCCATGACAGTCTCACTTGGGAAGCTGAAGAGGATTCGGTTCAGACATTTAAAAGGGAAAAAATATATCCTAACATAGTCAAAGGTGAAATTGAAGATAAATCTATGGCATTTTGGCTTGAGAAACTGAACAAACACAACTACGAGCCATCTGATGATGTTCCTAGTGAAAAGGAGATGGAAAACGAACAAGAGTCTGATGATGAAGATGAGAAGGAGAACGATGACTTTGACAAAGTAAATGGTGAAGTTGCTAAAGAAAATGGTGATGAAGTTGATAAAGAAAACGGTGATGTAGTTGATAAAGAAAATGGTGATTCAGTTGAGATGAATGTTGATGAAGTGAAAgatgatgataaaattaatgtcattgatgaaaaaaataattaa
- the LOC106721779 gene encoding tRNA pseudouridine synthase A isoform X1, with protein MSLRLLTSFVCTVRQTLPRHTIARSGFQIRAVTGMEAATQTDPKNVIEIEAATQTEADKLVRDKKFTRYMQRNKRQWEDEIKDKKEDGETDGKKPCDAPFERIKRKKMAMLLGYCGVDYYGMQRNPGVRTIEEDLMKALFEAKYITEEDFVNQQNAQFQRSSRTDKGVSAARQVVSLKLPLEIDIEEINKRLPENIKVFGVKRVTNKFNSKIKCNARTYSYTLPTYAFESDFVNDEEKKLYRITEDKLKAVNDVLAFYIGTKSYHNFTEKKHYQDPSASRYMMSFTLDRVFVDSEWEFAELLVKGQSFMLHQIRKMVGLMIAVVRGHTDISTLEKAFGKDKVMIPTAPGLGLVLDKVHYERYDAKFKDSHDSLTWEAEEDSVQTFKREKIYPNIVKGEIEDKSMAFWLEKLNKHNYEPSDDVPSEKEMENEQESDDEDEKENDDFDKVNGEVAKENGDEVDKENGDVVDKENGDSVEMNVDEVKDDDKINVIDEKNN; from the exons AAATTGAGGCGGCAACACAAACTGAAGCCGATAAACTTGTCCGTGATAAAAAATTCACGCGTTATATGCAACGTAATAAGCGTCAATGGGAAGATGAAATTAAGGATAAAAAAGAAGATGGTGAGACAGATGGAAAGAAACCGTGTGATGCTCCAtttgaaagaataaaaagGAAGAAAATGGCAATGCTGTTAGGTTATTGCGGAGTTGATTACTATGGTATGCAACG GAATCCTGGAGTGAGGACTATTGAAGAGGATCTGATGAAGGCACTGTTTGAGGCAAAGTATATAACGGAGGAGGACTTTGTTAACCAACAAAATGCCCAATTCCAGAGGAGTTCCAGAACTGACAAAGGTGTTTCCGCAGCACGACAAGTTGTCTCACTTAAGTTac ctCTGGAAATTGACATAGAGGAAATCAATAAACGTTTACCGGaaaacattaaagtatttGGTGTGAAAAGAGTCACAAATAAGTTCAACTCTAAGATCAAATGCAACGCACGAACATATAGCTATACTCTTCCAACATATGCTTTTGAATCTGATTTTGTTAATGATGAGGAGAAGAAGTTATACAGAATAACGGAGGACAAATTGAAAGCAGTTAATGATGTATTGGCTTTTTATATAGGAACGAAAAGTTATCACAACTTTACAGAAAAGAA ACATTACCAAGATCCTTCCGCATCCAGATATATGATGAGCTTCACTCTGGATAGAGTGTTTGTTGATTCTGAATGGGAGTTTGCCGAGTTATTGGTGAAG GGCCAAAGTTTTATGCTCCACCAAATCAGGAAGATGGTCGGTCTGATGATTGCAGTTGTGCGAGGACACACAGACATCTCTACATTAGAAAAGGCATTCGGCAAAGATAAAGTCATGATCCCAACTGCGCCTGGTCTAGGACTAGTTCTGGATAAG GTACACTATGAAAGATATGACGCAAAATTCAAAGACAGCCATGACAGTCTCACTTGGGAAGCTGAAGAGGATTCGGTTCAGACATTTAAAAGGGAAAAAATATATCCTAACATAGTCAAAGGTGAAATTGAAGATAAATCTATGGCATTTTGGCTTGAGAAACTGAACAAACACAACTACGAGCCATCTGATGATGTTCCTAGTGAAAAGGAGATGGAAAACGAACAAGAGTCTGATGATGAAGATGAGAAGGAGAACGATGACTTTGACAAAGTAAATGGTGAAGTTGCTAAAGAAAATGGTGATGAAGTTGATAAAGAAAACGGTGATGTAGTTGATAAAGAAAATGGTGATTCAGTTGAGATGAATGTTGATGAAGTGAAAgatgatgataaaattaatgtcattgatgaaaaaaataattaa